CAGTGAACTACACAGTCGTGACCGCAATTGGATTGTTAACCTCCCTCGCAACGGCAGCTGGTTCTATTTTCTTTAATGTTCCTTTCTTTACGCATGTATATAGCGATTTCAACTTACCGCTTCTTGGGGTAACGTCGATTCATACGGCAATGTTTTTTGATACGGGTGTTTACTTAGTTGTTGTCGGAGTCACAATGACCATTATTCAAATGATCGGAGGAGATGAATAATGGAAATATTAATGTCCATTTTAATCGGCTTTCTTTTCATGGCTGCCGTTTATTTAATCCTTTCCAGAAGCTTGCTTCGCATTATTATCGGCACTGGCTTGTTAAGTCACGGAACACATCTCTTGCTTATAACAATGGGCGGTTTAAATGGAAAAGCTGCTCCCGTATTAACAGACGGAGTTACCGACTATGTCGATCCAATTCCACAAGCTTTAATATTAACGGCGATCGTAATCAGTTTTGGCGTTACTGCCTTTTCTTTAGTGCTTGCCTATCGTACATACAAGGAACTTGGTACAGACAATATGGAATTAATGAAAGGAACAGAAGACAATGATTAATTTATTATTATTTCCAGTCCTCATCCCGTTCCTTTTTGCAGCTATTTTATTGTTTTTCCCGAAAAAAGTGAAAGCTCAGCGAATAACTGTGATGATTGGACTCTTATTGGCACTAACATCAACAATAGCGCTCTTAATAAAAGTAAAATCAGATGGCGTTCAAACACTTACACTAGGTAGCTGGGCTCCTCCATTTGGAATCACGATGGTTTCGGATATGCTCTCTGTATTATTAGTAACATCTTCCCTTATCATTGCACTATTCGTTGTCTGGTACAGTTTTACTTCTATTGGAGAGGACCGGGAGAAGGCATTTTACTACCCTGCAATTATGTTCATGTTAACTGGCGTAAACGGTGCTTTTACTACAGGTGATATTTTTAATATGTTCGTCTTCTTTGAGGTACTGTTAATGTCTTCTTATGTACTCATCGTTTTAGGGGGAGAAAAAGGGCAATTAAGAGAATCTATTAAGTACATACTTGTGAATATCGTGTCCTCTTCCCTTTTTGTTATTACGGTAGGGTACTTATATTCCGTTGTGGGTACATTGAATATGGCTGATATTTCTATCAAACTTGCGGAAATTGGTCAAGCAGGTATTATCACCGTAATAGCTGTACTGTTCCTCATCGTATTTGGTATTAAAGGCGCTATCTTCCCTCTGTTCTTTTGGTTACCAGGGTCATATGCAGCCCCACCAATGCCAATACTCACTCTATTTGGGGCGTTATTAACTAAAGTAGGAGTTTATGCGATTATACGGACGTATACATTGTTCTTCACAACTGATATTGGATTTACTCATGAACTTCTCATGATTATTTCTATCATCACAATCATTGCAGGATGTATAGGCGCACTTGCTTACTTCGATGTAAAGCAAATTATTATTTATAATATTGTTATAGCGGTTGGTGTCATATTATTTGGAGCATCTATTATGAATGAAAATGGGATGCTTGGTTCTATGTTTTATTTAATCCATGATATTTTAATAAAAGGTGCATTATTTTTATTAATTGGTATAGTGATCAAAATTACCGGCACATCCGATTTGCGTAAAATGGGTGGACTTATGAAACGTTACCCAACATTAGCATGGAGTTATTTAGTTGCAGCGTTTGGACTTGCTGGGATTCCTCCTTTAAGTGGATTTTTAGGCAAACTTTTAATTGTCCAAGGGGGGATTGAAGACGGTCATATTTGGCAAAGTATTTTCATTCTTGCTTCTAGCTTAGTCGTTTTACTTTCCGTCATTCGTATTTTCATCTATGCATTCTGGGGTGAAGAGAAAGTTGTACAGGAGATTAGCCCAAAAACGTATCGTCATTTATTAGCTCCGACAATTTGTTTAGTTGTTATCACAGTTTTATATGGGGTTGGTTCAGAATTTGTAGTTCCATTTATGAAGGACGCAACTACCGTATTACTAGACCCTGCCGTATATACGGATGCAGTATTTAAAGGGGTGAAATAATGGCTTTTCAAATATTATTAAATGTAGTAATCGCTCTAACTTGGATGTTTTTATCCGTATCATTTAAACCAACAACGTTTATCGTAGGCTATTTACTTGGATTATTAATGCTGTGGATGCTACGAAAATCTTTTTCTTCCAGATTTTATTTGGATAGAATTTGGGCAGTTATTAAGCTCGTTATTTTATTTTTAAAAGAGCTAACATTATCAAATATCGCCGTTTTGCTGTTAATCATTAAACCGAAAATGCCAATTCGTCCAGCTATATTTGCAATGCCTACTGTCCTTGAAAAAGACTGGGAAATTACACTATTGTCCAGCCTTATCACACTAACACCAGGCACAATTGTCATTGATATTTCGGATGATAATAAAACTCTTTATATTCATTCGATTGATTTTGATAACGTAGATGATGCCATTAATTCCATTAAAAACACGTTCGAAAAGGCAATATTGGAGGTGAGCAAATCATGACTACTTTTCTTTGGGTAATCGTCGTACTTATTGGCATTTCACTTTTAGGTTTTTTATATCGCCTTGTGAAAGGACCTACAACTCCTGACCGTGTAATTGCCCTAGATGCTATTGGGGTTGGGATAATCTCGTTGATCGGGCTCATATCCATCCTTTTTGATACAGGATATTTCTTAGATGTTATTTTGCTCTTAGCGATTCTTTCCTTCATTGGAACTGTTGCTTTTTCTAAATTCACGGAGAAGGGAGTAATTATTCAACGTGACCGTAATAGCTAATATTCTTATCATTGCTACGATTTCTTTTGGAACAATCTTTATCTTAGTAACTGCAATTGGGTTAATACGTCTTCCGGATGCGTATTCACGAGCACATGCGGCATCAAAAAGTGCGACACTTGGTGTCATGAGTATTTTACTCGGAGTTTTTTTTCACTTTTGGTTGAATGAAGGAAGCTTTAACTCTCGTATTTTACTTGGAATTGTCTTTCTTTTTGTCACTGGACCAGTTGGAGGCCATATGATGGGTAGGGCTGCTTATATTTCTGGAGTGAAAATGTGGGATAAATCTGTACGAGATGATCTTGCAGAAGTTGTAAAGAAAAAAAGAGAACTTGAAAAATAATAAAGCTTTTGCAATCCGCAAATACTGCGGTTGCAAAAGCTTTTGTTTTTTAGTAATAACCACCATTATAATAAGTTGGGTATTGGTATGGATAAGGTTGATAAACAGGATAAGGTTGGTAAACTGGATATCCTCCGTATCCGTATCCTCCGTATCCTCCAAATCCCCCTACTAATGAAGAACCTACAAGACCTCCAACTAAGCCCCCTACAAATGGACTTCCGAAGCCGCCGAAACCGAAACCAGGACCCCCAAATCCAAAACCGCGACCTCTAAAACCTCCACCTCCAAAACCACGACCTCCAAAACCGGGACCTCTAAAACCACCCCGAAATCTAACCATACTTCTCCTCCTTTCCTCTCAGTGTATTCCACTTGGGAAAGTGAGCCTGTGCGTTTGCCCTACTCTTCTTCTGCCATTCGTTCAATCAGCGTTGCAAGCGTTCGAACCATTACACCTGTTCCGCCTTTAGGACCGAAATCATGAGCAGACTTTGTATCAGATGTTCCAGCGATGTCTAAATGAATCCATGGTGTATTCTCTACAAATTCTCCAACAAATCCACCACCAAAAATCATATGGCCATCTCCGCCTGGTGAATTATTAAGATCCGCAACATCACTTTTACGAATACGTTTTTTATCATTTTCAGTTAAAGGTAATCTCCATGTAAATTCACCCGTTTCGATGGAAGATTCCATAAACGTTTCAAAAAACGCTTCATCATTTGTTAATGCGCCAGTTTTATCGTATCCAAGTGCAGTTATGACTCCTCCAGTTAATGTCGCAACATCCACTATATAGTCGGCACCTTGTTGTTTTGCATATGTTACTGCGTCGGCTAAAACTAAACGACCTTCTGCATCAGTATTTAAAATCTCAATTGTTTTACCGCTCATAGATGTAATGACATCATCTGGTTTAAAAGCATTTCCAGATATCATGTTATCAGTAGATGCAATAACTGCGAGTACGTTTTTGTTTGGACGAAGCTCTCCAATAATTTGCATTGCACCTAGTACAGCTGCTGCGCCACCCATGTCCCCTTTCATCCCAACAATACCTGTCTTCGTTTTAATAGAATAGCCACCGGTATCAAATGTGATGCCTTTCCCTACTAAAGCAACTACATCTTCCCACTTTTCGGTTGCTTGATACTTTAATACGATTAATCGTGGTTCTTCAACAGATCCTTGGTTAACAGCGAGAAGAGCCCCCATGCCAAGTTCTTCAATTTCTTTTTTACCTAAAATTTCTGTTTCGAACTCATATGTATTACCAAGTTCTCTTGCGTATTCCCCTAATTGCGTAGAGGTAAGTACGTTTCCAGGAGTATTCACTAATATTCTAGCTTCATTTACAGCATCAGCATAAATAGTTCCTACTTCAAAATAAGAAACAACTTCTTCCTCATCTTCATTTGTTAATAGTTCAATAGCTGATAAATAATAATCGGGAACATTAGAAGTTGTTTTGTAACCTTCATAAGTGAAAGAACCCATACCAAGCCCTTCAGCTGCCAAATAAGCTACATCAGCATCCAAGATAGTTTCTGTTGTGAAGGAAGGAACCCAAATTGCTAATGATTCTGGCTTGCTTGTTAAAAGTTCTTTTCCAACCAGACCAAAAATTTCGCGGATATTCTCTTGTGTTAATTGTTTACGATCTCCAATTCCAACAAAAAGAATTCTCTTAACACCATCTTTATTTGCAACAGGTACTTTTACAATCTTTTTAAGATCAGAAGAAATATCCCCGCTCTTCAACCAATCCATAATATGTGCGCCAAAACTTTCTAAGAAATCGCTCCAATTGCTTGTATTTTCTACATGTTTGGAAACAGCGACCACCAATGTTTCGGATTGAATTTCCTCGAATAAAACAGCATTTGTACTAATAATCATTATTTTTCCTCCTAGTAATTCGGATACATATTAATTATATAGGAAGAAGATACATTTTTCGAATAGTTTGAATGTGTTATACTAGTCTTACTGAATATTTAAGATGAAAGGCGGTGTCTACTTTGGCAATCCTCCAAAATACTCCATTATTGGCGGCACTTTTTTCTATTTTCTTTGCCCAGTTTGTGAAAATTCCGATTCATTTTTTAATGACAAAGAAACTAGATTGGAAATTATTCACTTCCACCGGTGGAATGCCTAGTTCTCACTCAGCTGCTGTTACTTCGCTTTGTACTGCAATTGCATTTGAATCAGGCTTAGATTCTCCACTTTTCGCAGTGGCTACCGTTTTTGCTGTAATCGTCATGTTTGATGCTACTGGTGTCCGTTTTCAAGCAGGACAACATGCCATAATCATCAATCAAATGCGGGCAGATTTTCAAACATTTGTTGAGCAAACAAAGGGATGGGCACAAAAGAAAAATGAGGATAAGATGAAAGAGTTAAAAACCTTGCTAGGTCATAAACCAATTGAAGTTTTAATGGGAGCACTTACAGGTATTGCAATTTCAATTGTCATATATAACACTTTGGTATAAGACAAACGAAAGCGACCTTAAAGTACTCCTTGTCATTACCAATTCTCGAGTGTATGATATTGCTCTCGCTTAACCAAGTGAGGGCTCTCGTTTTTTACAAATCTTTTTTCTAAGATGTAACATCTATATAAAAGACAGTTATAAAAAAATAAACAGAAAAAGGATAACTCTTTAGCGGAGTTATC
The nucleotide sequence above comes from Psychrobacillus glaciei. Encoded proteins:
- a CDS encoding leucyl aminopeptidase; amino-acid sequence: MIISTNAVLFEEIQSETLVVAVSKHVENTSNWSDFLESFGAHIMDWLKSGDISSDLKKIVKVPVANKDGVKRILFVGIGDRKQLTQENIREIFGLVGKELLTSKPESLAIWVPSFTTETILDADVAYLAAEGLGMGSFTYEGYKTTSNVPDYYLSAIELLTNEDEEEVVSYFEVGTIYADAVNEARILVNTPGNVLTSTQLGEYARELGNTYEFETEILGKKEIEELGMGALLAVNQGSVEEPRLIVLKYQATEKWEDVVALVGKGITFDTGGYSIKTKTGIVGMKGDMGGAAAVLGAMQIIGELRPNKNVLAVIASTDNMISGNAFKPDDVITSMSGKTIEILNTDAEGRLVLADAVTYAKQQGADYIVDVATLTGGVITALGYDKTGALTNDEAFFETFMESSIETGEFTWRLPLTENDKKRIRKSDVADLNNSPGGDGHMIFGGGFVGEFVENTPWIHLDIAGTSDTKSAHDFGPKGGTGVMVRTLATLIERMAEEE
- a CDS encoding Na+/H+ antiporter subunit D translates to MFFPKKVKAQRITVMIGLLLALTSTIALLIKVKSDGVQTLTLGSWAPPFGITMVSDMLSVLLVTSSLIIALFVVWYSFTSIGEDREKAFYYPAIMFMLTGVNGAFTTGDIFNMFVFFEVLLMSSYVLIVLGGEKGQLRESIKYILVNIVSSSLFVITVGYLYSVVGTLNMADISIKLAEIGQAGIITVIAVLFLIVFGIKGAIFPLFFWLPGSYAAPPMPILTLFGALLTKVGVYAIIRTYTLFFTTDIGFTHELLMIISIITIIAGCIGALAYFDVKQIIIYNIVIAVGVILFGASIMNENGMLGSMFYLIHDILIKGALFLLIGIVIKITGTSDLRKMGGLMKRYPTLAWSYLVAAFGLAGIPPLSGFLGKLLIVQGGIEDGHIWQSIFILASSLVVLLSVIRIFIYAFWGEEKVVQEISPKTYRHLLAPTICLVVITVLYGVGSEFVVPFMKDATTVLLDPAVYTDAVFKGVK
- a CDS encoding divergent PAP2 family protein, which gives rise to MAILQNTPLLAALFSIFFAQFVKIPIHFLMTKKLDWKLFTSTGGMPSSHSAAVTSLCTAIAFESGLDSPLFAVATVFAVIVMFDATGVRFQAGQHAIIINQMRADFQTFVEQTKGWAQKKNEDKMKELKTLLGHKPIEVLMGALTGIAISIVIYNTLV
- a CDS encoding Na(+)/H(+) antiporter subunit C, with the translated sequence MEILMSILIGFLFMAAVYLILSRSLLRIIIGTGLLSHGTHLLLITMGGLNGKAAPVLTDGVTDYVDPIPQALILTAIVISFGVTAFSLVLAYRTYKELGTDNMELMKGTEDND
- a CDS encoding Na(+)/H(+) antiporter subunit B translates to MKTNDLIIQTTTKVVFFIIFLFSIHIFFAGHYAPGGGFVGGLLMSSAIILLLLAFDLKTVKEMLPVNYTVVTAIGLLTSLATAAGSIFFNVPFFTHVYSDFNLPLLGVTSIHTAMFFDTGVYLVVVGVTMTIIQMIGGDE
- the mnhG gene encoding monovalent cation/H(+) antiporter subunit G, whose product is MTVIANILIIATISFGTIFILVTAIGLIRLPDAYSRAHAASKSATLGVMSILLGVFFHFWLNEGSFNSRILLGIVFLFVTGPVGGHMMGRAAYISGVKMWDKSVRDDLAEVVKKKRELEK
- a CDS encoding Na(+)/H(+) antiporter subunit F1, which codes for MTTFLWVIVVLIGISLLGFLYRLVKGPTTPDRVIALDAIGVGIISLIGLISILFDTGYFLDVILLLAILSFIGTVAFSKFTEKGVIIQRDRNS
- a CDS encoding Na+/H+ antiporter subunit E, which produces MAFQILLNVVIALTWMFLSVSFKPTTFIVGYLLGLLMLWMLRKSFSSRFYLDRIWAVIKLVILFLKELTLSNIAVLLLIIKPKMPIRPAIFAMPTVLEKDWEITLLSSLITLTPGTIVIDISDDNKTLYIHSIDFDNVDDAINSIKNTFEKAILEVSKS